Proteins encoded in a region of the Armatimonadota bacterium genome:
- a CDS encoding metal ABC transporter permease — protein MADFWALMQWPVLAALVMSPVHCLFGLHIVRRGVIFIDLAVAQTAALGMAFAVAGGHDVHSPTAYWSSLSFALGAALLISLSRHKLGRVPHEAVIGIIFVLASAMGIVVLEQSPHGLEELKDILSGSILLVQQQDVSATAVAYGTILVAMLALWRWTTAVTLRSENAPKGLWRTLCDFAFYGLLAFVVASSVKIAGVLVVFTWLVMPPVIAFFWLSKMTTAAMVAVPLALLGSVAGLWMSFRYDWPTGPAVVVAFGAAVVLVYLVRVVVPERAGQKEAPPSVAELESA, from the coding sequence ATGGCGGACTTCTGGGCCCTGATGCAGTGGCCGGTCTTGGCCGCGCTCGTGATGTCGCCCGTGCACTGCCTGTTCGGGCTGCACATCGTCCGGCGCGGCGTCATCTTTATCGACCTTGCCGTGGCCCAGACGGCCGCACTCGGAATGGCCTTTGCGGTGGCGGGCGGACACGACGTCCACTCGCCCACCGCCTATTGGTCGTCCCTGTCGTTCGCTTTGGGGGCGGCCTTGCTCATTTCGCTCTCACGGCACAAGCTTGGACGCGTGCCCCACGAGGCGGTCATCGGGATCATCTTCGTTCTGGCCTCCGCGATGGGGATCGTCGTGCTCGAACAATCGCCGCACGGACTCGAAGAACTCAAGGACATCTTGAGCGGGAGCATCCTTCTGGTCCAACAGCAGGACGTCTCTGCGACGGCGGTGGCCTATGGCACGATCTTGGTCGCGATGCTCGCCCTATGGCGCTGGACCACGGCTGTGACCCTCCGTTCTGAAAACGCCCCTAAAGGCCTCTGGAGGACGCTCTGCGACTTTGCGTTCTACGGGCTGTTGGCGTTCGTCGTCGCGTCGTCGGTCAAGATCGCCGGGGTGCTCGTCGTCTTTACGTGGCTCGTCATGCCGCCCGTGATCGCCTTCTTTTGGCTGTCCAAGATGACGACGGCGGCGATGGTCGCCGTCCCTCTGGCCCTCTTGGGGTCGGTCGCTGGACTCTGGATGTCGTTCCGCTACGACTGGCCTACGGGCCCCGCCGTCGTGGTCGCCTTCGGAGCGGCCGTGGTCCTTGTCTATCTGGTGCGAGTCGTCGTCCCAGAACGGGCCGGTCAAAAGGAAGCGCCGCCATCCGTGGCGGAACTCGAATCAGCGTAG